One part of the Sardina pilchardus chromosome 5, fSarPil1.1, whole genome shotgun sequence genome encodes these proteins:
- the LOC134080918 gene encoding trichohyalin-like: MTEGRGAEAGHVDRLLMVAGSTAYTIHAPQELHLRGYKINDFYTSLDRTQERRPNLSLDMRPRLPDRSELERDMRELDRKLEESNRRLEELRQLCAQEKVQLQEVQQTMEEFVRREKEQTTLIDHLKAQLRAEERVRLQEAQQARDDDEWEDTDSDDVWIDEMKEVILEDRKKKQDKRERMQAELYKKEDGKKEVEMATPSESEKEGEEKLQEEIEEVRKEEMEREVAVKQERDREELRQREREELRKAAKNITWMSSDETEYDNNESDTDSDDVWMDEEEKEVILAAREKQQEERKKKEMEMERLKEEERKKREMEIKKEEERKQREMEVKKEEERKKREMEMKKEAERKKREMEMKKEEERMREMEIERLKEEERKKREVEIKKEEERMREMEIERLKEEERKQREMEVKKEEERKQREMEMKKEEERKKREMEMERLREEEKMKREVEIKKEERMREMEIERLKEEERKKREMEMKKEEERKKREMEMERLKQEERKKREMEIKKEEEKKKREMEIKKEEERMREMEIERLREEEKMKREMEIKKEEERMREMEIERLKEEERKKREMEIKKEEERMRDMEIKKEEDRKQREMEVKKEEERKKREMEMKKEEERKKREMEMQRLKEEERKKREVEMKKEEERMRDVEIERLREEEKMKREMEIKKEEERMRDMEIKKEEERKQREMEVKKEEERKKREMEMKKEEERKKREMEMQRLKEEERKKREMEMKKEEERMREMEIERLREEEKMKREMEIKKEEERMRDMEIKKEEERKQREMEVKKEEERKKREMEMKKEEERKKREMEMKKEEERMREMEIERLREEEKMKREKEIKKEEERMREMEIERLKEEERKKREMEMKKEEERKKREMEIERLKEEERKKREMEMKKEEERMREMEIERLREEEKMKREMEIKKEEERMREMEIERLKEEERKKREMEMKKEEERKKREMEIERLKEEERKKREMEMKKEEERKKREMEIERLKEEERKKREVEIKKEEERMREMEIERLREEEKMKREMEMKREEERKKREMERMREMEIERLKEEERKKSEEWLREGKEKREEEELQEESHGVRKEEMEVEMATKQEREKMQAHLDKDEDEGKKDVMEVVKLEGASEMWTWMSSDEEDDNSEGEMAFDHLWTQLSTSKEKEMEE; encoded by the exons ATGACGGAGGGAAGAGGGGCGGAGGCTGGGCATGTGGACCGTCTCCTGATGGTGGCCGGGTCAACGGCATACACCATCCATGCCCCACAGGAGCTTCACCTCAGGGGCTACAAGATTAATGACTTCTACACAAGCCTGGACAG GACCCAGGAGAGAAGGCCAAACTTGAGCCTGGATATGAGGCCACGGCTCCCCGACCGGAGTGAGCTGGAGAGGGACATGAGGGAGCTGGACAGGAAGCTGGAGGAGAGCAACAGGAGGTTGGAGGAGCTGCGCCAG CTGTGCGCCCAGGAGAAAGTTCAGCTGCAGGAGGTGCAGCAAACGATGGAGGAGTTTGTTaggagggagaaggagcagACGACCCTAATTGATCATCTTAAAGCTCAGCTCCGTGCCGAGGAGAGAGTTCGGCTACAAGAGGCGCAGCAAGCGAGGGATGA TGATGAGTGGGAGGACACTGATTCGGATGATGTCTGGATAGACGAGATGAAGGAGGTCATTCTAGAAGACAGGAAGAAAAAGCAGGACAAGCGGGAGAGAATGCAGGCTGAACTGTACAAAAAGgaggatggaaagaaagaggtgGAGATGGCAACCCCAAGTGAgtcagagaaagaaggagaggaaaaactCCAGGAAGAGATCGAGGAAGTGAGaaaagaagagatggagagagaggtggcagtcaagcaggagagagacagagaagagttgagacagagagagagagaggagttgagGAAGGCTGCCAAGAACATCACCTGGATGTCCAGTGATGAGACAGAGTACGACAACAACGAAAGCGACACTGACTCTGATGATGTCTGGatggacgaggaggagaaggaggtcaTTCTAGCAGCCAGGGAGaaacagcaggaggagagaaaaaagaaagagatggagatggaaagattgaaagaggaagagagaaagaagagagagatggagattaagaaagaggaggagaggaagcagagagagatggaggtgaagaaagaggaggagagaaagaagagagagatggagatgaagaaagaagcggagagaaagaagagagagatggagatgaagaaagaagaggagaggatgagagagatggagatagaaagattgaaagaggaagagagaaagaagagagaggtggagataaagaaagaagaggagaggatgagagagatggagatagaaagattgaaagaagaagagaggaagcagagagagatggaggtgaagaaagaggaggagagaaagcagagagagatggagatgaagaaagaagaggagagaaagaagagagagatggagatggaaagattgagagaggaagagaaaatgaagagagaggtggagattaagaaagaggagaggatgagagagatggagatagaaagattgaaagaagaagagaggaagaagagagagatggagatgaagaaggaggaggagagaaagaagagagagatggagatggaaagattgaaacaggaggagagaaagaagagagagatggagattaagaaagaggaagagaaaaagaagagagagatggagataaagaaagaagaggagaggatgagagagatggagatagaaagattgagagaggaagagaaaatgaagagagagatggagatcaagaaagaggaggagaggatgagagagatggagatagaaagattgaaagaggaagagaggaagaagagagaaatggagataaagaaagaggaggagaggatgagagatatggagattaagaaagaggaggataggaagcagagagagatggaggtgaagaaagaggaggagagaaagaagagagagatggagatgaagaaagaagaggagagaaagaagagagagatggagatgcaaagattgaaggaggaagagagaaagaagagagaggtggagatgaagaaagaagaggagaggatgagagatgtggagatagaaagattgagagaggaagagaaaatgaagagagagatggagatcaagaaagaggaggagaggatgagagatatggagattaagaaagaggaggagaggaagcagagagagatggaggtgaagaaagaggaggagagaaagaagagagagatggagatgaagaaagaggaggagagaaagaagagagagatggagatgcaaagattgaaagaggaagagagaaagaagagagagatggagatgaagaaagaagaggagaggatgagagagatggagatagaaagattgagagaggaagagaaaatgaagagagagatggagatcaagaaagaggaggagaggatgagagatatggagattaagaaagaggaggagaggaagcagagagagatggaggtcaagaaagaggaggagagaaagaagagagagatggagatgaagaaagaagaggagagaaagaagagagagatggagatgaagaaagaagaggagaggatgagagagatggagatagaaagattgagagaggaagagaaaatgaagagagagaaggagattaagaaagaggaggagaggatgagagagatggagatagaaagattgaaagaggaagagaggaagaagagagagatggagatgaagaaggaggaggagagaaagaagagagagatggagatagaaagattgaaagaggaagagagaaagaagagagagatggagatgaagaaagaagaggagaggatgagagagatggagatagaaagattgagagaggaagagaaaatgaagagagagatggagattaagaaagaggaggagaggatgagagagatggagatagaaagattgaaagaggaagagaggaagaagagagagatggagatgaagaaggaggaggagagaaagaagagagagatggagatagaaagattgaaagaagaagagaggaagaagagagagatggagatgaagaaggaagaggagagaaagaagagagagatggagatagaaagattgaaagaggaagagagaaagaagagagaggtggagataaagaaagaagaggagaggatgagagagatggagatagaaagattgagagaggaagagaaaatgaagagagagatggagatgaagagggaggaggagagaaagaagagagagatggag aggatgagagagatggagatagaaagattgaaagaggaagagagaaagaagagcgAGGAGTggctgagagagggaaaagaaaaaagggaagaGGAAGAACTCCAGGAAGAGAGCCATGGAGTAAGAAAGGAAGAGATGGAAGTAGAGATGGCAaccaagcaggagagagagaagatgcagGCTCACCTGGACAAAGACGAGGACGAAGGAAAGAAAgatgtgatggaggtggtgaagCTGGAGGGGGCTTCTGAGATGTGGACCTGGATGTCCAGTGATGAGGAGGACGACAACAGCGAAGGTGAGATGGCCTTTGACCATCTCTGGACTCAACTGTCAACcagcaaagagaaagagatggaagaa
- the plekhb1 gene encoding pleckstrin homology domain-containing family B member 1, with amino-acid sequence MALMKSGWLWRKTSMLKRWKLNWCDLWIDGSLVFYKSDSRRDYETRVGLKNSCINVKTGLECAGVLPPDSHPRENLLVLTMKDGSDVILCANSEDEALAWSLTIMDAKSSTVLAYNPQQETYQRVRVDGCNNVYVEPGAGGAQHVYIHHEPYDDGLGESVALGLLAGLAAGAAMRSLMWMPFWLC; translated from the exons ATGGCTCTCATGAAGTCTGGCTGGCTGTGGAGAAAAA CCTCCATGCTGAAGCGCTGGAAACTGAACTGGTGTGACCTGTGGATCGATGGCAGTCTCGTCTTCTACAAGTCAGACAGCCGGAGAGACTACGAGACTCGCGTGGGTCTGAAGAACTCCTGCATCAACGTCAAGACTGGCCTGGAGTGTGCCG GTGTGCTCCCACCGGACAGCCACCCCAGAGAAAACCTGCTGGTGCTGACCATGAAGGACGGCTCGGACGTCATCCTGTGTGCCAACAGCGAAGACGAGGCGCT GGCATGGAGTCTTACTATCATGGACGCCAAGAGTAGCACG GTGCTCGCGTATAATCCCCAACAAGAAACTTACCAGCGGGTTAGAGTGGACGGCTGCAACAACGTCTACGTTGAACCTGGTGCTGGAG GGGCCCAGCATGTGTATATCCACCATGAGCCGTACGATGATGGCCTAGGCGAGTCGGTGGCACTGGGGTTGCTGGCTGGCTTGGCTGCTGGCGCTGCCATGCGGTCGCTCATGTGGATGCCCTTCTGGCTCTGCTAG